The Faecalibacterium sp. I3-3-89 sequence CGCCAACAACGCCAGCGGCTCGGCCTACGGCACGACGCTGGGCTTTACGGTGAGCGACGGTCAGGTGGACGGCTCCACCGTCCTGCTCAGCAGCCTGCAGGGTCCCTTTGTCGCCTCGGAGAGCACGGTGCTGCCCTTCGTGCCCGCCAGCGTCTACCGCAACGATAAGGTGTCCGACTCTGCCGAGCTGAACAAGTACGATGTCTATTACTACAGCGAGAGCCTCAAGACCCTGTGGGTCTACACCCGCCGCGCCGCAGGCCGCATCACCGAGGTGTCGCCCTCGGCCAGTGCGCCCACGTCCATCACGGTGGCAGGCACCTCCTATACGCTGGGCAGCACGGCCATCGCTTCGCAGGTGTCTTCCCTCAACGGCGGCGGCGTGGGCCAGATCGTGACGCTGCTGCTGGGTATGAACAATGTGGCCGCAGGCATCGTCACCGGCGAGGAGGCCGATGAGGTCTTTTACGGCGTGGTGCAGTCGGCTTCCCGCAACCTCATCGACGAGGACAACAGCGCCGATGTGCTCCAGACCGTCAAGGTCATGTGCACGGATGGCATCGCCCGCACCGTGAATGTGGACAAAAGCCTGAACTTTCCCACCGGCTGGCTGGTGGAGGTGAAGGTCAACGCCGACGGCGAGAGCGTGGAGAAGATCTCGGAGTGCTCCGTCAATGGCGTCGTGAACGAGAACGCCACCGCACTGGGCGATATGGCCCTTGCAGACGACGTGCAGATACTGGATACGAGTACAGGGGGTGTGGCTGGGACGGTTCGTCCCAGCCGCCTATCGGGGGTAAAGTTAGATGCTTCCGATGTCCGCTACTACACCACCAATCCGCAGGGCCAGATCGATAAGCTCATCCTGAACGACGTTACCGGTGACCTGTGGTATTACGGTGTGCTGGACGACGTGAAAAATGTCGCTACCAACTACAGCACCCTCCTCAGCGCCATCAAGGCTGAGCCGGGCGACGGCACCATCGACACCGATGCGGTCGTCAGTCAGGTGAAGAGCATCATGGTGCCCACCACCACCGAGATCCTCTGGGGCGTCATCTCCGGCGACATCCTCAGCACGGCGTGGGAGCGCCTCA is a genomic window containing:
- a CDS encoding S-layer homology domain-containing protein gives rise to the protein MKKRLLAFLLALSIAVSMLAAPVSAAGNNTAVQFAITLGAMDADQSGALNAAVTRGAFAKMLTSYSTFRESVSSQGAVGTLYTDLPGTSAWAPYVRIAVQQGWMNGYTDGSFRPDNAVTLEEACTAVLKLMGYKMTDLSGAFPNAQLNKASEIGLRSGLDRRQGEAMNYEDCAILLYNALTANNASGSAYGTTLGFTVSDGQVDGSTVLLSSLQGPFVASESTVLPFVPASVYRNDKVSDSAELNKYDVYYYSESLKTLWVYTRRAAGRITEVSPSASAPTSITVAGTSYTLGSTAIASQVSSLNGGGVGQIVTLLLGMNNVAAGIVTGEEADEVFYGVVQSASRNLIDEDNSADVLQTVKVMCTDGIARTVNVDKSLNFPTGWLVEVKVNADGESVEKISECSVNGVVNENATALGDMALADDVQILDTSTGGVAGTVRPSRLSGVKLDASDVRYYTTNPQGQIDKLILNDVTGDLWYYGVLDDVKNVATNYSTLLSAIKAEPGDGTIDTDAVVSQVKSIMVPTTTEILWGVISGDILSTAWERLTSNTGALLSLGFQQIAQITGTPFSQIFNFIGSGATYIGYVGGQQVSLSTPIKYPVLAGGIAVCQETTGSVRNMVQLMPMKIDKVGAASVLSSNGERFEMADDAQVYLWYKGQYYYTKLTSVNSDDYYLTGWYDNFGCAAGKKVRIIVAVKKD